A section of the Pseudanabaena mucicola str. Chao 1806 genome encodes:
- a CDS encoding Uma2 family endonuclease: MTATAIKPITLAEFLELPDTKPASEFIDGQIIQKPMPQGEHSLLQGALCESVNQVAKSQKVAIAFPELRCVFGGRAIVPDIAVFRWERIPRIASGRIANRFEIYPDWAIEILSPDQRYKQVLGKLLHCAKYGTEIGWLIDVEDENILAVDSDRRVIELKDSDRLPVLSGIDLELTVQDVFGLLSL; this comes from the coding sequence ATGACCGCTACAGCCATTAAACCCATAACCCTAGCCGAATTTTTAGAACTGCCAGATACAAAACCCGCATCCGAATTTATTGATGGACAAATCATCCAGAAACCTATGCCCCAAGGAGAACATAGTCTATTACAAGGTGCGCTTTGTGAAAGCGTCAATCAGGTTGCTAAATCTCAAAAAGTTGCGATCGCTTTTCCAGAATTGCGATGTGTTTTTGGTGGTAGAGCGATCGTTCCAGACATAGCAGTATTTCGATGGGAACGTATCCCCAGAATAGCATCAGGAAGAATTGCAAACCGTTTTGAAATCTATCCAGATTGGGCAATTGAAATTCTTTCTCCCGATCAGAGATACAAACAAGTATTAGGGAAACTATTACATTGTGCTAAATATGGCACAGAAATCGGATGGTTAATTGATGTCGAAGACGAAAACATTTTGGCTGTAGATAGCGATCGCCGCGTAATCGAACTAAAAGATAGCGATCGGCTACCTGTTCTCAGTGGGATTGATTTAGAACTAACAGTTCAAGATGTATTTGGATTACTAAGTTTGTAA